One region of bacterium genomic DNA includes:
- a CDS encoding isoprenylcysteine carboxylmethyltransferase family protein: protein MGYREFFFKYRSYTPIPLIISALILAKPSGWSLLIGLSIAVCGQLTRLWALRYSGSATRTTGRVGADELVTNGPYGHLRNPLYAGNFLLSLGELIMAWPWMPWMLFLYVILFGIQYYAIITLEEDFLREKFPQLFSEYEAAVPRIIPRITPWGKGDRVPTTWRKALRTERNSLQSFSLVSLLIFLIWLFR from the coding sequence ATGGGCTATCGCGAGTTTTTTTTTAAATACCGAAGCTACACTCCGATCCCGCTGATCATCTCTGCGCTGATTCTGGCGAAACCAAGCGGCTGGTCCCTGCTCATCGGTCTGTCCATCGCCGTTTGCGGACAGCTGACCCGCTTATGGGCGCTGCGCTATTCCGGATCCGCCACCCGCACCACCGGCCGAGTGGGCGCGGATGAACTCGTGACCAACGGCCCTTACGGCCATTTACGCAATCCACTCTATGCCGGTAATTTCCTGCTCAGCCTGGGTGAGCTGATCATGGCCTGGCCGTGGATGCCGTGGATGTTGTTTCTCTATGTGATTCTTTTCGGCATCCAGTATTATGCCATCATCACCCTGGAGGAGGATTTTTTACGCGAAAAATTCCCTCAACTTTTCTCCGAATATGAAGCGGCTGTGCCGCGCATCATCCCCCGGATCACGCCCTGGGGTAAAGGCGATCGCGTGCCCACGACCTGGCGCAAAGCCCTGCGCACTGAACGCAACTCGCTGCAGAGCTTTTCCCTGGTCTCGCTGCT